A window from Flavobacterium gyeonganense encodes these proteins:
- a CDS encoding YARHG domain-containing protein, with the protein MKFCLSIILFTTLLAKAQNRVDCSKCSLELIDETKLENEDINALKLLKNEIYARKGYVFSNPEYADYFKKYSWYKPVNDNKSIVYSDIEKRNIAILSQKINEISQFISTENNSKYKIISEEKINEIFPKEKRKELGINFNIWKVYSYKDKAGQYYLVLTENKFKEPTGGNVFNNSIKALNFKIQGNGLIKTFETNDAKDKEEESVWFWTRYIYVEDFDNDGIIEPMIIYGTSGYNGYSDGRIKILLYYKGKKIGVRIQNGVLDDERNLKIDTDFYALPKKIQDKIVEQMEQMVENNHSILPYGWQKKMAKKITFIEE; encoded by the coding sequence ATGAAATTTTGTTTGAGCATCATTTTATTCACAACACTTTTAGCGAAAGCACAAAATAGAGTAGATTGTTCAAAATGTTCATTGGAACTCATTGATGAGACTAAACTGGAAAATGAAGATATTAATGCTTTAAAATTATTAAAAAACGAGATTTACGCCCGAAAGGGATATGTGTTTTCAAATCCTGAATATGCTGATTATTTCAAAAAATATAGCTGGTATAAGCCTGTAAATGATAATAAAAGTATTGTTTATTCGGATATTGAAAAAAGGAATATTGCAATCCTGTCGCAAAAAATTAATGAAATTTCGCAGTTTATTTCGACTGAAAATAATAGCAAATACAAAATTATTTCAGAAGAAAAGATAAATGAAATTTTTCCAAAAGAAAAAAGAAAAGAATTAGGTATAAATTTTAATATCTGGAAAGTTTACAGTTATAAGGATAAAGCTGGACAGTATTATTTAGTTTTAACGGAAAACAAATTTAAAGAGCCAACTGGTGGAAATGTTTTTAATAATTCGATCAAAGCATTAAATTTTAAAATACAGGGCAATGGTTTGATCAAAACTTTTGAAACAAATGATGCCAAAGATAAGGAAGAAGAAAGTGTATGGTTTTGGACGCGATATATCTATGTGGAAGATTTTGATAATGACGGTATCATAGAACCAATGATTATTTATGGCACCAGCGGTTATAATGGTTATAGCGATGGAAGAATCAAAATTTTATTGTATTATAAGGGTAAAAAAATTGGAGTACGAATTCAAAATGGCGTTTTAGATGATGAAAGGAATCTTAAGATAGATACCGATTTTTATGCTCTGCCAAAGAAAATACAGGACAAAATTGTGGAGCAAATGGAGCAAATGGTCGAAAATAACCACTCTATTTTGCCGTATGGATGGCAAAAAAAGATGGCAAAAAAAATAACTTTTATTGAAGAATAA
- a CDS encoding Gfo/Idh/MocA family protein, with translation MEKISRRSFVNKFGIGVGASVIATSLPSFLTAAEPEHLPYTGKKINLALCGLGIYANIVAESMQGSEYCNLAGIVTGTPSKAIKWKEKYNIPEKNIYNYDNFDEIIKNKDIDMVYVILPNSMHKDFVIRSAKARKHVITEKPMAIDVKECEEMIKACNDNKVQLAIGYRLHYEPTHLEIKRLGQEKVFGQVRYIESSLGYKTYDTIAKKPVDINSPANWRLNKKLSGGGPLMDLGIYCIQASRYILGEEPISVTAQFGTINDKNRFSETEESISWQMVFPSGAMANGTTSCGYNIDRTYASADYGSFELSPGLSYGPYEGKTSKGPLKFPPIKQQQKQLDEISKVLLENKKLPNHITGEEGLKDIKIINAIYKAAETGKKIVL, from the coding sequence ATGGAAAAAATCTCAAGACGTTCCTTTGTAAATAAATTTGGAATTGGTGTTGGTGCTTCAGTAATTGCAACAAGCCTCCCTTCTTTTTTAACTGCTGCAGAACCGGAACATTTGCCTTATACTGGAAAAAAAATAAATCTTGCCCTTTGCGGTTTAGGTATTTATGCCAACATTGTGGCCGAATCTATGCAGGGATCTGAGTATTGCAATCTTGCAGGAATAGTGACAGGAACTCCTTCAAAAGCCATTAAATGGAAAGAGAAATATAATATTCCCGAAAAGAATATCTATAATTATGACAATTTCGATGAGATCATAAAAAATAAAGATATAGACATGGTTTACGTTATCCTGCCAAACAGCATGCATAAAGATTTCGTTATTCGTTCAGCAAAAGCCAGAAAACATGTTATTACTGAAAAACCAATGGCGATTGACGTGAAAGAATGCGAAGAAATGATCAAAGCCTGCAATGATAATAAAGTACAATTGGCCATTGGATACCGCTTGCATTATGAGCCAACTCATTTAGAAATTAAGCGATTAGGACAAGAAAAAGTTTTTGGACAGGTACGATACATCGAATCATCCCTGGGATATAAAACGTATGATACCATTGCCAAAAAACCTGTTGATATAAATAGTCCGGCCAACTGGAGACTGAACAAAAAATTATCAGGTGGCGGTCCTTTAATGGATCTGGGAATTTACTGCATACAGGCCAGCCGCTATATTTTAGGGGAAGAACCGATTTCGGTTACTGCACAGTTTGGTACAATAAACGATAAAAACCGATTTTCAGAAACAGAAGAAAGCATTTCCTGGCAAATGGTATTTCCGAGTGGTGCTATGGCTAATGGCACTACCTCTTGTGGTTATAATATTGACAGAACCTACGCATCTGCTGATTATGGCTCTTTTGAATTAAGCCCTGGATTAAGTTATGGACCTTATGAAGGAAAGACCTCAAAAGGACCTTTAAAATTTCCTCCAATCAAACAACAGCAAAAACAATTAGATGAGATTTCTAAAGTGTTGCTGGAAAACAAAAAACTCCCAAACCACATTACGGGTGAGGAAGGACTGAAAGACATTAAAATTATCAATGCAATTTACAAAGCTGCAGAAACCGGGAAGAAAATAGTTTTATAG
- a CDS encoding amino acid permease gives MALSGLFRKKTVQDILNQVAKNEADGHNALGKHLTARDLTAFGIAAIIGAGIFSTIGKASADGGPAVIFLFLFTALACSFAAFAYAEFASMVPVSGSAYTYSYVAFGELIAWIIGWALIMEYAVGNITVAISWSDYFTGLLQSRGLNLPQWIQMDYLTASNGFKDAMALMQGGKTFENLDSGLQAAYMAWTTAPTIGSFHFVADLPALFIIVLITALVYRGMKESRNASNLMVVVKLCIVLLVIAVGVFYVDTTNWNPFAPNGVSGVLKGVSAVFFAYIGFDAISTTAEECKNPQRDLPRGMMWAIIICTILYIAIALVLTGMVKYNELNVGDPLAFVFEKLDLKWMSGIIAVSAVIAMASVLLVFQMGQPRIWMSMSRDGLLPKKFSTVHPKFKTPSFATIVTGFVVAVPALFLNLTMVTDLCSIGTLFAFVLVCAGVLVLQNKPEIPRGKFKTPYVNSKYILPVLMIAGLYYAFAFNNKVTMAFINNEAQIYDATSIVTSLDKEETVKVFDYLKAIDVNDKTTETADLEHLLGQYQDDEVKYAEVVKELPIRHSLKYESGFSLFKHKIPMWIFLFVLVGLAVWAFRQNLSLIPLLGLICCLYMMAELSVWNWIYFTIWLLIGLLIYFTYSRKNSKLNNT, from the coding sequence ATGGCGTTATCAGGTTTATTCCGCAAGAAAACGGTACAGGATATTTTAAACCAAGTTGCAAAGAATGAAGCAGACGGTCATAATGCATTAGGAAAGCATTTAACAGCCAGAGATTTAACTGCATTTGGAATTGCAGCTATTATTGGTGCAGGAATTTTTAGCACCATCGGAAAAGCAAGTGCCGATGGCGGACCAGCTGTTATTTTTCTGTTTTTATTTACCGCATTAGCCTGTAGTTTTGCTGCTTTTGCTTACGCCGAATTTGCTTCAATGGTTCCGGTTTCGGGAAGTGCTTATACCTATTCTTATGTTGCTTTTGGAGAGTTAATTGCCTGGATAATAGGTTGGGCGCTAATTATGGAATATGCCGTAGGAAATATAACGGTAGCCATATCCTGGAGTGATTATTTTACCGGATTGCTCCAAAGTCGGGGACTAAATTTGCCCCAATGGATTCAGATGGATTATTTAACCGCTTCAAACGGTTTTAAAGATGCAATGGCCCTGATGCAGGGAGGAAAAACCTTTGAAAATTTAGATTCAGGATTACAGGCAGCTTATATGGCCTGGACTACAGCGCCAACAATTGGTTCTTTCCATTTTGTTGCTGATTTACCAGCCTTGTTTATTATTGTATTAATTACCGCTTTGGTGTATCGCGGAATGAAGGAATCACGTAACGCTAGTAACTTAATGGTTGTAGTGAAACTTTGTATTGTACTTTTAGTAATTGCTGTTGGAGTTTTTTATGTGGATACGACCAATTGGAATCCATTCGCGCCAAATGGTGTTAGCGGAGTTTTAAAAGGAGTTTCTGCTGTTTTCTTTGCTTACATAGGTTTTGATGCGATTTCAACAACCGCAGAAGAATGTAAAAACCCACAGCGTGATTTACCACGCGGGATGATGTGGGCAATTATTATTTGTACTATCTTATACATTGCGATCGCATTGGTTTTAACCGGAATGGTCAAATACAACGAATTAAATGTTGGAGATCCTTTAGCATTTGTTTTTGAAAAATTAGACTTAAAATGGATGTCCGGAATTATTGCAGTAAGTGCAGTCATTGCCATGGCAAGTGTTTTACTGGTTTTTCAGATGGGTCAGCCTCGTATCTGGATGAGTATGAGCCGTGATGGTTTATTGCCAAAGAAATTTTCTACAGTGCATCCAAAATTCAAAACACCTTCTTTTGCTACGATTGTAACGGGTTTTGTAGTTGCTGTTCCGGCTTTGTTTTTAAACCTGACTATGGTAACCGATTTATGCAGTATCGGAACCTTGTTTGCCTTTGTGCTGGTTTGCGCAGGCGTTTTGGTATTGCAGAATAAACCTGAAATTCCAAGGGGAAAATTCAAAACACCTTATGTAAATTCCAAATACATTCTGCCGGTTTTAATGATTGCAGGATTGTATTATGCTTTCGCTTTCAATAACAAAGTTACAATGGCTTTTATTAATAATGAAGCGCAGATTTACGATGCTACTTCTATAGTAACTTCTTTGGATAAAGAAGAAACGGTTAAAGTTTTCGATTATTTAAAAGCTATAGATGTCAATGATAAGACCACAGAAACTGCAGATTTAGAACATTTATTGGGGCAGTATCAGGACGATGAAGTAAAATATGCAGAAGTTGTAAAAGAATTGCCAATCAGGCATTCTCTAAAATACGAATCAGGTTTCAGCTTGTTTAAACATAAAATTCCAATGTGGATTTTCCTTTTTGTTCTGGTTGGATTAGCTGTTTGGGCATTCAGGCAAAATCTTTCTTTAATTCCACTTTTAGGACTTATATGTTGTCTCTATATGATGGCGGAATTAAGTGTGTGGAACTGGATTTACTTCACAATCTGGTTGTTGATCGGCCTTTTGATTTACTTTACGTATAGTCGAAAAAACAGTAAACTGAATAATACTTAG
- the lpdA gene encoding dihydrolipoyl dehydrogenase: MSSFDVVIIGSGPGGYVSAIRCAQLGFKTAIVEKYNSLGGTCLNVGCIPSKALLSSSHHYAEIAHFADHGIEVSGDVKINLEKMIARKQAVVDQTVGGINYLMDKNKITVFNGLGSFVDATHIAVAKADGTSETIEAKYTVIATGSKPSSLPFIKIDKERIITSTEALALKEVPKHLVIIGGGVIGIELGQVYLRLGAQVSVVEFMDRIIPGMDGSLSKELTKVLKKQGMKFYVSHKVKSVERNGDAVTVQAENAKGETITLEGDYSLVSVGRRPYTDGLNADKAGVKISDRGQVEVNDHLQTSVPNIYAIGDVVRGAMLAHKAEEEGVMVAEILAGQKPHIDYNLIPGVVYTWPEVAAVGQTEEQLKAAGVAYKSGSFPFKALGRARASADLDGFVKILADEKTDEVLGVHMIGARTADLIAEAVTAMEFKASAEDISRMSHAHPTFAEAVKEAALAATENRALHV, from the coding sequence ATGAGTTCATTTGACGTAGTCATTATAGGTTCAGGTCCTGGCGGATATGTATCAGCAATTCGTTGCGCACAATTAGGTTTCAAAACTGCTATTGTAGAAAAATATAACTCTTTAGGCGGAACTTGCCTTAACGTAGGTTGTATTCCTTCAAAAGCATTATTATCATCTTCTCATCATTATGCAGAAATTGCTCATTTTGCAGATCACGGAATCGAAGTTTCCGGAGATGTAAAAATCAATTTAGAGAAAATGATCGCGCGCAAGCAAGCCGTTGTAGATCAAACTGTAGGCGGAATCAACTACTTAATGGATAAAAATAAAATTACTGTTTTCAATGGTTTAGGGTCTTTCGTAGATGCAACTCACATTGCTGTTGCAAAAGCGGATGGAACATCTGAAACTATCGAAGCAAAATATACTGTAATTGCTACAGGATCAAAACCATCTTCTTTACCTTTCATTAAAATTGATAAAGAAAGAATCATCACTTCTACTGAAGCTTTGGCTTTAAAAGAAGTTCCAAAACACTTAGTTATCATCGGTGGGGGAGTTATCGGAATCGAGCTTGGGCAAGTTTACTTGCGTTTAGGAGCTCAGGTTTCTGTAGTGGAATTCATGGACAGAATCATTCCGGGAATGGATGGCTCATTGTCTAAAGAATTAACTAAAGTATTGAAAAAGCAAGGAATGAAATTCTACGTTTCTCACAAAGTAAAATCAGTTGAAAGAAACGGTGATGCTGTAACAGTTCAGGCTGAAAATGCAAAAGGAGAAACGATCACTCTTGAAGGAGATTATTCATTAGTTTCTGTTGGTCGTCGTCCTTACACAGACGGGTTAAACGCTGACAAAGCCGGAGTTAAAATTTCAGACAGAGGACAGGTTGAAGTAAACGATCATTTACAGACTAGCGTTCCAAATATCTATGCAATTGGAGATGTTGTTCGTGGAGCCATGTTAGCGCACAAAGCGGAAGAAGAAGGAGTAATGGTTGCTGAAATTTTAGCAGGTCAAAAACCACATATCGATTACAACTTAATTCCTGGTGTAGTTTACACCTGGCCAGAAGTTGCTGCAGTTGGACAAACGGAAGAGCAATTGAAAGCAGCTGGAGTAGCTTACAAATCTGGAAGTTTCCCCTTCAAAGCGTTAGGACGTGCAAGAGCAAGTGCCGATTTAGATGGATTCGTGAAAATCCTTGCAGATGAAAAAACAGATGAGGTTTTAGGGGTTCACATGATTGGTGCCCGTACAGCAGACTTAATTGCTGAAGCGGTTACAGCAATGGAATTCAAAGCTTCTGCTGAAGATATCTCAAGAATGAGCCATGCACACCCAACTTTTGCAGAAGCAGTAAAAGAAGCAGCATTGGCAGCTACTGAAAACAGAGCCTTACACGTATAA
- a CDS encoding DoxX family membrane protein, producing MKIATIIVRVLIGLLLLFASISFFFKLAPEPEVTGNFKAFNVGLVASTYLLPLAKSIELLCGIAFVTGRFVTLANILILPITVNILFINYFLAPEGLPIAGLLFLGNLFLIYRYWDNYKSVFTP from the coding sequence ATGAAAATTGCTACTATTATTGTTCGCGTTTTAATCGGCCTTTTGCTACTTTTCGCTTCCATCAGCTTTTTCTTTAAGCTGGCACCTGAACCAGAAGTAACCGGAAATTTTAAAGCTTTTAATGTAGGTCTTGTTGCATCAACTTACTTACTGCCTCTGGCAAAATCTATTGAATTACTCTGCGGAATCGCTTTCGTCACAGGGCGTTTTGTAACATTAGCCAATATTTTGATTTTACCTATAACAGTAAATATTCTGTTTATCAATTATTTTCTTGCACCAGAAGGCTTACCAATTGCAGGTTTGTTATTCTTAGGGAACTTATTTTTGATTTACAGATACTGGGATAATTATAAAAGCGTTTTTACTCCATGA
- a CDS encoding DUF4349 domain-containing protein, protein MKTIAKLGVTTLVVTAVLFSCKKADATSEETAEYATTDSTAVLSNTAVSSSAAVEKKDSKQKFIRTADIKFKVKNVVRSTYAIENATQKFGGFVTYTNLQSTIQDQINTKISQDSTLETTKYSVENNITIRVPNTQLDTVIKTIAKQIDFLDFRVIKADDVSLKLLSNQLSQKRSANTEKRVEKAIDEKGKKSMTLWRPKILWQTKKNQTIIAL, encoded by the coding sequence ATGAAAACAATTGCAAAGTTAGGCGTGACCACCTTAGTAGTTACCGCAGTATTATTTTCCTGTAAAAAAGCAGATGCTACATCTGAAGAAACAGCAGAGTACGCAACAACCGACAGTACAGCTGTTTTATCCAACACCGCTGTTTCATCATCGGCGGCAGTCGAGAAAAAAGACAGTAAGCAAAAATTCATCCGGACAGCTGATATCAAATTCAAGGTTAAAAACGTCGTCAGGTCCACTTATGCAATTGAAAATGCTACCCAGAAATTCGGAGGGTTTGTTACCTATACTAATTTACAAAGCACCATTCAGGACCAGATTAACACCAAAATTAGTCAGGACAGCACGCTTGAAACTACTAAATATTCGGTAGAAAATAACATTACCATCCGCGTTCCGAATACACAGCTCGATACCGTGATAAAAACCATCGCCAAACAAATTGATTTTCTGGATTTCAGGGTAATCAAAGCTGATGATGTTTCCTTAAAATTATTATCCAATCAGCTATCTCAAAAAAGAAGCGCTAATACAGAAAAAAGAGTAGAAAAAGCGATTGATGAAAAGGGAAAAAAATCAATGACATTATGGAGGCCGAAAATACTTTGGCAAACCAAAAAGAATCAAACGATAATCGCACTATAG
- a CDS encoding anthranilate synthase component I family protein: MRVSIHKHIPDPEQFKQQLLSWSQQFREVIFLDSNTYPQEYSSFDCMMAVDAFTSLKTDFHNAFEDLKQYQQTTKDWLFGYLSYDLKNDTESLKSSNFDGLNFPDLFFYQPKKIFLLKGNQLEISYLLLCDDEVEEDFEEIIKSKNDSFETLDRVQVQQRISKELYLQKVIKMLEHIHAGDMYEANFCMEFFAENAIINPLEKFQKLNEISKAPFSVFFKNNKQFLLSASPERYLKKTGDTIISQPIKGTSKRFSDLIQDEESKQNLENDGKERAENIMITDLVRNDLSHTAQKGSVEVKELCKIYSFLQVHQMISTVTSKLDPQYSAVDVLKTTFPMGSMTGAPKISVMKIIENLEETKRGLYSGAVGYFTPEGDFDFNVVIRSILYNQENKYVSFSVGSAITAQSVPEKEYEECLLKANAMSEVLKSSKPV; encoded by the coding sequence TTGAGAGTTTCCATTCACAAGCACATTCCCGATCCGGAGCAGTTTAAGCAACAGCTTTTAAGTTGGTCACAACAATTTCGAGAGGTTATTTTTTTGGATAGTAATACGTATCCGCAAGAATATTCAAGCTTTGATTGTATGATGGCTGTTGATGCTTTTACATCCTTAAAAACAGATTTTCATAATGCGTTTGAGGATTTAAAACAGTACCAGCAAACCACAAAAGACTGGCTTTTTGGTTATTTGTCTTATGATCTTAAAAATGATACAGAATCTTTAAAATCATCCAATTTTGACGGATTGAATTTCCCGGATTTATTTTTCTATCAGCCAAAAAAAATTTTTTTATTGAAAGGGAATCAACTTGAAATCAGCTATTTGTTGCTTTGTGACGATGAGGTTGAAGAGGATTTTGAGGAAATTATTAAAAGTAAAAATGATTCTTTCGAAACGTTGGACAGAGTACAAGTGCAACAACGAATTTCAAAAGAATTATATCTTCAAAAAGTAATAAAAATGCTGGAACACATTCACGCAGGTGATATGTACGAAGCTAATTTTTGTATGGAATTTTTTGCCGAAAATGCTATTATCAATCCATTGGAAAAATTTCAAAAACTGAATGAGATTTCAAAAGCGCCTTTTTCGGTTTTCTTTAAAAACAATAAACAGTTTTTGCTTTCTGCTTCTCCGGAACGTTATCTTAAAAAAACGGGGGATACCATTATTTCACAGCCGATAAAAGGCACCTCAAAACGATTTTCAGATTTGATTCAGGATGAAGAATCAAAACAAAATCTTGAAAACGATGGAAAAGAACGTGCTGAAAATATCATGATAACCGATTTGGTTCGAAATGATTTATCGCACACAGCACAAAAAGGTTCAGTAGAAGTTAAGGAACTCTGCAAAATTTATTCCTTCTTGCAGGTACATCAAATGATTTCTACAGTAACTTCAAAATTAGATCCTCAATATTCTGCCGTGGATGTTTTAAAAACAACTTTTCCAATGGGTAGTATGACGGGAGCTCCAAAAATTTCGGTCATGAAAATTATTGAAAATCTGGAAGAAACCAAACGAGGTTTGTATAGCGGTGCAGTAGGTTATTTTACTCCAGAAGGCGATTTTGATTTTAATGTTGTAATTAGAAGTATTTTATATAATCAGGAAAATAAATATGTTTCGTTTTCTGTTGGAAGTGCTATTACGGCTCAGTCTGTTCCTGAAAAAGAATATGA